From the genome of Salvia splendens isolate huo1 chromosome 7, SspV2, whole genome shotgun sequence:
atgcactgggcgtggaagaattgtccgacggcgtggagaggctaattcactagtggatacaagggcagccacccgatgatgatcctcgaagccgtcgctgaccatcagCTCTGGATCTGActtgcttacttcggtgtagccgggtcgaacaacgacatcaacgtcctcaactcatccaccctcttcaccgagcaatgcaacggcaacggcccgaccatcgagttcaccGCCAACAGGCaccaataccacatggggtactacttggccgatggcatatacccaaggtgggctgtttttctgaagacgatcagctgcccaattggtgagaaaaagagttttatttgcgcaaaagcaggaggtggcgcggaaggatgtggaatGGGCATTTtgtgtgctccaagcacggtggacAATAGTGAAAGGGCTGTGCCGTCTCTGGTTTAAGGAAGtcctcgccgatgtcatgtatgcgtgcataatcttgcacaacatgatagtcgaacatgaaggtgggagcatcaccgattggaccaATGACGAAAGTGcatctagctcctccagcacggcgaccgagccccccgctcgaggattaccgacgggcttcaatgaggttctatctagacaggcctcaatgcgcaaccaacacgaccatgcgcagctcatgaacgacatggttgaagaagtgtgggcccgtaaccgccgttgctgagtttgcgtatttttttgtaatccgtattgtaatgtattaattttataaatgaaatgaatgttattcccaatttttgtagttatttaagtattcaaatagaagaaaatgttTAGGGCGCctcactgcaggtggaagggcatgaggataaaatgctgatgtggcggtgcataggatGGGCTTTAGGACGCCCGGCGccccattatggatgctctaatatacATTAATTATTGCTGAGCACAAATATTTTGGTAAATATTCCgattgaaatttttaaatacCGCGTGCAAAGTTACAAATatcttaatttaccaatttcCAACCTTGCACGTGGTAGCAAGCAAGAGTGAGTAGAATGAACGGAAATGAGTAGGCGAGTAATGATTAGACGTCTGGAAGCGAGTGGGGCCCTAGCGACTGGATACCTCTCCTCCCTCCTTTTTTTTTCCAGCTTTAAATACATCCGCATTTTCTCCTCCAAATTTATCTCAATTCCCCAAATTTACGAATTCAGGGATTCCAATCCGAAAATGGCGACCGCAAGAGTAGATCTGGACGGCAATGCGATAAAGCCGATAACGATATGCATGATCGGCGCCGGCGGCTTCATCGGCTCGCATCTCTGCGAGTACTTGATGGAGGAGACGGCTCACAGGGTTCTCGCCGTCGACGTCTACAATGACAAGATCAAGCACCTCCTCGAGCCGACCTCGCAGTGGGGAGACCGCATCCAGTTCCACCGCCTCAACATTAAGAACGACTCGCGCCTCGAAGGCCTCATCCGCATGGCACATCTCGTAATTTCCCTCGCTTCTCTTGCATTTTGTTCCAATTGCTAGGTTTTGGTTCCGGATCTGAATTTTCTGGCTTCTTTGCTGCTTGCGTTGATTGAGTCTTTGCGTGGCGGATATTGATAGATCGTAATTGAGCAATGCGTCTTCACTGTTTATTTTGTCCTGATTTGAAGTTCAGTAGATACTGCCTTGATTTATGAATCTCTTGGATCTGCACTGGATATGTAATTTGAGCTGAGGCTATCTAGTTTTTGCGGAGGTTTCTTACGATTTTATGCTGAATTACTGCTTAGTGGAATTTCTAGTTCCGTCTTACTGTAGTGAATTAACTACTATTTGTTAGACTTCAGACTGTTTGATACGAACGTTTCCTGTTTCAGACCATCAATCTTGCTGCTATATGCACTCCAGCTGATTATAACACGCGTCCACTTGATACAATTTACAGCAATTTCATCGATGCTCTGCCTGTGGTTAGTTTCTCTGTGTTTCTAGCTTTTAAATGTTCAGCTTGTAAGATGTTACGATTTGGTATGATTTACTTGTTGATCAGTTTATAAGTttttctggctcttttgcataTAGGTCAAATACTGTTCAGAAAACAACAAGCGTCTCATACATTTCTCTACTTGTGAAATTTATGGGAAAACCATTGGTGCTTTCTTGCCAAAAGATAGCCCACTACGGCAGGTAACCATTCCGTTACTACTAGGTTCATCATAACAAGTCTTTATGGTTGATCTGAAGGGGTTTTATTTGCGGTAGAAGTACTTTTTTCCATGTTTTTAGCTTGGTTGTGTCGCTCAATTGCTCATGTATTAGAGTAGGATATTTTGTTCCGGTTGGTAGACCTAGATTTTTGTTTGGCCATTGCTGTAATCGTTTAGTCTTTATCAGATTCCATAAGATTGGTTTCCTACTGAGGAATGCTTATTTGCATTTGCTTTGATCTTGAACTTTACCTTCTGAAGATCATATATATTCTGTCAATAGTACTTTTACTTTATCTCCTTGGAggaaatgtgtatttttttacaAGAGCAAGTATGGTTTCTAAATGTAGTCTAAAATCCGCCATCTTGCATCAGGATCCGAATTATTTTCTCCTCAAGGAGGATGAATCCCCTTGCATTTTTGGCCCCATTGAGAAGCAGAGGTGGTCATATGCATGTGCCAAGCAGTTGATTGAGAGATTGATTTATGGTGAGTTAATGATGCATTCATTCATGCTTAGTCTGTAAGTTCTTGTGTGTGGAAATTTCCTTACATGTTACCCTAACTCTAAGTGCTTTACAGCTGAGGGTGCTGAGAACGGTCTTGAATTTACAATTGTGAGGCCCTTCAACTGGATTGGTCCCAGGATGGATTTCATTCCTGGTATTGATGGCCCCAGCGAAGGTGTTCCGAGAGTTCTCGCTTGCTTTAGCAATGTATGTATCTTTCATTTGTTGTTTGAGACGGTGGCCCTTAGAATTACTATTCTTGTCTTGTTTTATGTTCTGATCTTGTTTAATTTTGCAGAATCTCTTGAGGCGTGAACCACTGAAGCTTGTTGACGGGGGACAGTCACAGAGAACCTTCGTTTACATTAAGGATGCTATTGAGGCTGTTATTTTGATGATTGTAtgttcacttttattttatactaatatattTTGCTTCTGTTTCTGTATGCTATTTACTCCACATTACACTTTGGCTAAATGGTTCTCTTTTTTTATTCAGGAGAACCCAGCTAGGGCTAATGGCCATATTTTCAATGTGGGCAACCCAAACAACGAAGTTACAGTAAGGCAGCTTGCTGAAATGATGACTCAGGTAATATATGTTTATTAGAAGCGACTACACCTTTCATTCTTGGATTTCTGTTTGTGCTGGTCTCTAATTCAATACTGTTCAGGTTTACGCGAAGGTGAGCGGTGAATCCTCACTAGACACACCAACAGTAGATGTGAGTTCAAAAGAATTTTATGGCGAAGGATACGATGACAgtgataagagaattccagacATGACTATCATCAACAAACAACTTGGTAATGAAATAGTTTCTCCCCCTCCCCCTTGTATATTTATGCTGCTGCTAGTTATCACTCCCTTCTCTAACACACTATATTGACTGCAAAATGATCAGGATGGAATCCAAAAACGTCGCTCTTCGACCTGCTGGAGTCGACCCTTACCTACCAACACAGGACGTATGCTGAGGCAGTGAAGAAGGCAACCTCAAAACCCGTGGCAAGTTGAGCACTAAATATAGTGCATTGGTTTCTGTTCTATTCTATGTGCTGTGCACTCTGCATATTCATTTCTCTCTTATAAACAATATTCTTTCTTCGCCTCACAAGCCTATAGGCTACACGGTTGTAATGATCGTCGATATCTTGTATTTGTCTAatatcttttgacaagtttccTTCACTAGATATAAACCTTACCTCCATTAAATTTTTGGTGAGGAAAAGTTTTAGAGGGGGGTTTGCTAGTTACTTACCTGTTGCTCTAGTTTGCCTTGAAGAGAACCAGCTCATGTATTGTTTTGTTCTTGAACGATTTTAGTCTATCATTTCTCATtaattctcttcttcttcttgccctAAATGTTGTGGTTGATCATGTTAATTTGTTGTTACTGCCTAAGATCATTTCATAATAATACTGCTCATTAATTATCATGATATAACCACAGCTCTTAATTTGTGGATTAGAGTTGGTTATGTTTTTTTGGTAGTTGGTTGCAGGAAGCAACTATATATGATTATCATAATTTCTTTCAAAATCTTGATCCATCATTCATGTATAGTCGATAAACAATTGATACGGTGTGTTAGTACAAGACTAGCTTATTAGGAGTAGAAGCAAACTCGTGCTTATGACTACGGGCCCATCTCGGGTGGTAGATAATGCTGCATTTTCCGACGCTTCTTTATGGCTGTGAGGTAGAGATGCGAACGAATGAGCAGCAGTAGAGAGTGCAGCGTTTTCCGGTGGATCGAATGAGCAGCAGTAGAGAGTGCAGCGTTTTCCGGTGGTTTAGCGTCTTTACGGGCTGTGGTGAGGGAAGGATGAAAATGTAAATTGACACCTTAGTATCGAATACCTGTTTTTTGTTATCttggtttcatttttattactaCTTACTAAACTACAAAATGGTGTTAGTTTGAAAGATAATCTCGATCTAAACGACCAAATCGTACCAAAGAACGTGTTGCCACTCAAGAGTGATCGTATTAAATGAAAGTAAATAACAACTGACTCTTTTACGACAGGTGAAATCCATGTCTCATTTTCTGATTCACTGTGACTATTAGTAGTAATTTAGTAGTTTGCTGGATTAGTACAATTAATATACATACAAAGAATACGACCATAGACATCACCCAGTTTCCTTGGGCATTGTGCTTCGATTTAGTCTTTCAAGATTGCCAACACTTTCGAGATTTGCTGTTTACACTTTCATCCAATTATATATTGACaattgatattattattttaaatggtTTGATGTTGTATGCTTCTGCAAAGTACAAAAATGATACTCCTATCCTAGTCTCCTACCATAAGAAATGTGTGTAGCTTATGCTACATTTGCGGCAAAACTCATTATAAGAATATGTTCCCTTCTATTTTTTCACATCAATTTTGCATAGATATCATTCTACTTTAACGCAATATATGATAACCGATTGAAGAAACTCAATAAAGTGGTATGGTAATGGTAGAATACTTAGGAAAGAAATCCACATACGGCATAGTTAGAAGAAGTAAAATTTAGCTTATTTCAGCTATTAttcgaaagaaaaaaaagtaaaaagaattttttttccttctgaAATTGATACTCCAACCCCACAAGTTAAgatatactactatttattgTGGGGTTGTTTTTTCCTCATAAGTTTGGCTCATGACAAGCTTTTACAATCTAAATCTCACGATTATTTATCTCATCTCAAATTATATTACTTTCAGTTCTAAATAAGTACtaaatcttattttttttctattccaCATTATCTCAGTACTATCTTGTTTAATGCATCAGGTGTCTTCTTATGGACCGTTCAGTTGCTATAACTATTTGTGTGATTAAAGGTTGTATAGTATTTTTCTTAAAGCTTAGCTCTTGACATGCTTTCACAACACCAAGATTATATTGTAATTCATAATTTAACCATCTCATCCTCACATTTCTACTATCAATTTAATCCCCTATAAATCTTATTATTGTATCATCTACCAAATCGAACGTCACCATTATTACTAAATTGTAAGCCTGAAAATATACAGATGGCTGTGGAAACACCTCTGTGTTTCTCTCCGATAATTGGGGGTCTTCTTCTTGgatactctctctctcacacacacaaaaaaacacacagAGTAGTGATGAAAAAGTGAGGAGAGCGGTGAGAGAGTGGCACTCCATGCATTGCACACAGGTGTCACAAGACTCGCAACCAACAATCACCACTTTTAATTTTCACTTGCATCACCACTATAAATTCTTACTTGCATATAACTATATTGTTActttatagtactagtaattaatatACCGCTGAATACCAAGTGTCAGTGTGAAATAAACATATCTCTAGTTTCTTATTATCATATTACGttagtttaattttgttttgaataatttaGAAAACAAATAGTGTATGCATAATTTAAGATTTGCCATATCATTATAAGATTACCATAATGAAAGAATTGGCTTATGTATTTGCAAAAATACTTTATTCTCATGGTATATATCATATTAGTAAAATTAGAAACAGGAAGATGAAATGAAATTTGCAATCGAAAAGAGTCAACTTGTCAGCCCATATCTCTTCGGTTGCATCATCAAAATTTGACACCAAACACAACCAGTCAAAAAAACTCTCCTAGCATCCATTCTCTCTTCGGCAAATACTCAAATTCTTGATTTAAACCCCAAAAAAAAACCCATCTTTATTCCTCTGTGTTTTCCATAATCAACCACAAGAGCCTTCCTCGATTAAGATTTCACAGACACCTACATATCTCCCCCTCCTCCACgtggatttcacaaccacttCCAACCTTAAATTTCTCACCTTTTTTGATTCCCTTTCACCgttcatatatttttttgttctgggcttcttcttcatcccAAGTTGAATATGAACAGCACCActtcttgaaaaaaaaatctaatctttCGATGCAATGGCTGCAATTCTGCGGTTCCGGAAGCTCTGTTTTCTGGAGccatcatcaccatcatcatGTAATGAGCATAAAAAGCAAACCGCAAAGAGGGATGAGaaaaaattgagggagaattgTGATGCAGGAGAAGATGGATTGAGAAGGAAGGGTGTGAAGGAGTGGAGGTGCATAGACTCTTGCTGTTGGGTGATTGGATTGATGTGCACGGCGTGGTGGCTGCTGCTCTTCCTGCACCACTGCATGCCGGCGAGTTTGCCCGGTGCTGAGCCGCCGGGGGTGAGGCTGAGGCGGCAAGGCGTCGTGGCCTTGCACCCGGTGGTTCTGGTGCCCGGCATTGTCACCGGGGGGCTCGAGCTGTGGGAGGGGAGGCCGTGCTCCGATGGCCTCTTCCGCCAGCGGCTTTGGGCCGGTAGCTTTGCTGAGATTTTCAAGAGGTTTGAGTGCTGTACTAGTCTCCATTGGTTCAATGCTTTGttgtatagtatgttttattttgGGGTTGATTGAGGTTGTGATTTACTTCAAAATTGAGCATTATTGATTGAGTTGTGTGTGTTTTAGTTGGTTGAGGTTGTGACTTGTGATTTACTtcaaaattgagcaatcttggtTGAATTGTGTGTGTTTTGGTCAGTTGAGGTTGTGATTGACTTCAAGTTGAGCATTCTTGATTGAATTGTATTTGTTTTAGTTGGTTGAGGTTGTGATTGATTTCAAGTTGTGCATTCTTGATTGAATTGTATACTAGGAGTATGTGTTTTAGTTGGTTGAGGTTGTGATTGTCTTCAAGTTGAACATTCTTGATTGCATTGTGTGTGTTGTAGTtggttgaggttgaggttgagatTGACTTCAAAATTGAGAACTCTTGCCTGAGTTGTACAGTAGTATGCATTTTAGTTAGTTGAGGTTGTGATTATAAAAAAGTTCAGAATTCTTGATTGAGTTGTATGTATTttagttgtttgatttgtgacTGACTTCAAAAGTGAGCATTCTTGATTGAATTGTATGTATTGCAGATGGTTGAGGTTGTGATTGAATTGTATGTATTGTAGTTGGCTGAGGTTGTGATTGAATTCAAAATTAAGATTCTTGATTGAATTGTATGTGTTGACATCAAATTGAGCTTTTTTGTTGGAATTCAGGCCAATGTGTTGGTTGGAGCACCTGTCCCTGGACAACGAAACAGGGCTAGACCCAGCCGGAATCCGGGTGAGAGCCTCTTCCGGGCTGGTCGCAGCCGATTATTTCGCTCCAGGTTACTTTGTTTGGGCCAATTTGATTGAGAATTTGGCTAGAATTGGGTATGAGGAGAAGAATATGCACATGGCTGCCTACGATTGGAGGTTATCCTTTCAAAATACTGAGGTACATTTTTGCATCAATTCTGATAAAATTGGCTAATGTCTATAATTATATCAACTACTTTTAATATCTTGGTGATTGGTGAAGCAGGTGAGGGACCAAACTCTGAGTAGATTAAAAAGCAAAATCGAGCTTATGTATGTCTCGAACGGGTATAAAAAAGTGGTGGTGGTGCCACATTCTATGGGTGCCAACTATTTTCTCCACTTCATGAAGTGGGTCGAGTCGGCCGGAGGGGGTGGCCGAGGCTGGTGTGCCAAGCACATCAAGTCGATAATGAATATAGGCCCGGTGTTTCTAGGCGTTCCCAAAGCTGTTAGTAGCATACTGTCCGCAGAGAGCAAAGATGTTGCTTTTCTCAGGTACGCAAGCCTCTCGTTCGATCTTTGTTCTGAAATCGAACCATATTTTGATATGATCAAACTTTGTGCAGAGCTATGGCACCTGGTCTCTTGGATTCCGAGATTTTTCGGCTTCAAGCTCTGGAACATGTCATGCGCGTGTCACGGACATGGGACTCGCTCGTCTCTTTGTTACCTAAAGGTGGAGAGGCCGTTTGGGGCAACTTGGATTGGTCTCCGGAGGAAGATCATGTATGTGAGTGGGGGACGAGAAAGTATCAGCAGCAGTCGAAGACAAAGGGCAATGAAACTGATGGACGACACAGTTTTCAAGTACAAGAACCGACAAAGTTTGGAAGGATCGTCTCCTTTGGCAAGACAGGATCTTCACCCGATGCTATATCTTCAAAGCCTAATGCATCCTGTGGAAAAGTGAAGACAGAATACGACGAGGTGAGCCAGGAAACGATACAGAGGATTTCCGAAGAAAGAGTGTACACTGCAGACACTTTACTGGATCTTCTTCGATCCGTTGCACCAAAGATGATGAAGAGGGCTGAAGCTCACTTCTCACATGGCATAGCAGAAAATCTCAGCGATCCGAAATATAGCCACTACAAGTACTGGTCGAATCCGCTCGAGACAGAGTAAGAGCACAACTCCATAATTTAGCCTGTGACTATCAACTTCAACACACTGTCAATGCATAACTTCTTCTTCGATTGCAGGTTACCTGAAGCTCCGGACATGGAGATTTACAGTTTATATGGGGTCGGGATTCCTACAGAGCGATCATACGTGTACAAGCTCTCACCCCCGGGAAAGTGCAGAAGTATACCTCTCCAAATCGACAGTTCTGCAGATGGCAGCCACAATGGCTGTCTAAAGGGTGGGGTATACTTTGTCGATGGAGACGAAAGCGTACCAGTTTTGAGCGCCGGTTTCATGTGCGCCCAGGGATGGAAAGGGAAGACGCGGTTCAATCCCTCTGGAAGCGCTACCTACATACGTGAGTACAAACACATAGCACCTGCAAACTTGCTACATGGAAGGGGTCTGGAGAGTGGAGCACATGTCGACATTATGGGAAACGTTGCTTTGATCGAGGATGTGCTGCGCGTGGCTGCCGGTGCATCTGGAGTGGAGCTGGGAGGAGACAGGATCTATTCAGACATCATGAAGCTATCAGAGAAAATAAAGATTCACCTGTAATGGTGTATCGTGTTCGAGAGTGGATCGGATCGGAACGCAGCAGAAcgatagaaaggtacaatcTTGAAAGCCAAACAAGTGAGTGTTTGAAGCATCAAAAGAGAGTTGGGAGTAAAGGGTGGGTTAGATTActaattttattagttttaagtCATCAGCTGTAACCAATTGAATAAAGCTCTTTCCCAGTTAACATCAAGAAATGAAAATCACCCTTCCATTTTTGTTGATTTCACAGTAGAAGAAAGATGTTGAATTGCTTACAACTTTGAAATCCAATAAAACAGTATGTATAAATAATCTAGCAAAAGTGTACAGATGCATAGTCTCATGACTCCATGTTTTGCCTTATGCGCGAGACGAGCCTCTGCAGAGCTGGCTCGGTGAGGGAGGCGTCCTGCTCTTGGATCCTGGCCACAAAATCCATGGCCTCTTTGTACCGTTTAGCCTTACAGTAGCCATCTACAATGGTGTTATACGTTAGCTCATTCGGGTTACAGTTATGCTGGGTCATATAACTCATCACTTCGTCGACTTCTTGGAACAGCCCTCGCGACGAGAAGCCAGCTATGAAGGTGTTGTAGGTAACGATGCACGGCCTTATCCCCCTACTCGTCATCTCAGAGAAAACCCTCATCGCTTCCTCCATCAGCCCCTGCCTGCAGAAGCCCTTGATGACCGTGTTGTAAGACACGAGATCCGGCTTTCGTTCACCCTGCAGCAGCCCGTTGAGTACATCCTGCGCCTTCCAGCAGTCGCCAGACCTAGCGTACATAtccatcaagctgttgtaggtGACAAGATCCGGCTGCAGCCCACTCTCCCGGATAAAATCCAGCATCTCATGAGCACGCTCGTGCATCTTGTTCCTCGAGAAGATGGACACCATGGAGTTCATCACCACCATATCGGGTCTGTAGCCCTTCTTCAACAACTCTTGAAACGCTCTCTCCGTTCCCGAGAGTGATTTGCACTTGAAATTTGCTAGAATCAGAGTTCTCAAAAGCATCCAGCTCGGATATATACGACCTTCGTAGATATCCTTAGCGATCCTCTCGATTCCCCTCACATTTCCTCCTTTCGAGTAGCTGTGAAGCATCAGCGAATGTGTCGTCTCGTTAGGCCTAAAACCCTTACTCTTCATGTCTGCAACGATAGACTCCGCCCCCCTCCAGTCCCCTTTCCGAGCCAAGGCATTTAGAAGCGCATTATACGTCGTGATACATGGCGAAAACCCTGCCCTCATCATCTCGTCGTGCATCTTCTCAGCGTTGATCTCAGACCCGCACCTACCATAAGCACTTATCAAGGTATTGAAAGTGTCCCTATCCGGCTCAAAACCGCACTTCTTCATCTCATGGAATGCGCGGCTCACATGCTTGTGCATCCCTTTCGTACCACACATGGCAAGCAACGTGTTCCACGTTATACGATTTGGCGTGCACCCACTGGACTTCATATCACATATCACCTCCATCATCTCCTCCGCGCGCGCCTTCTTCCCCAGCATCCCGATAATGGAATTATAAGTACACACATTGGGGACACAGCCCGACTCCTTCATTTGCTTGAAGAAACGCAGCGCTTTATCCTCTTTCCCCGCCTTGCCATAGGCATCAATGACAGTCGTATAAGTGACAGCATTCGGCATCACACCCTTACGCCTCATAGTTTCGATCAACGAAGCTCCCCCCTCAAGAAATCCCGCCCTCACATAAGCAGCCACAAGCTCGTTATAAGTCACCGAATCAGGAGGGCAATTGTTCTCCTCCATTTCCCTCAACACACTCAACGCCTCATTGTAGATCCCCACCTTCCCGTAAACTTGAAGCAACGAGTTATACGTTACAGTTCCCGGCACATAGCCGTTTAACTTGAGCTCATCGAAGAAACTCTTCGCCTCCTCCAACAACCCTTCTCTGCCATAAGCAGATATGACAGTGCTGCAAGTGAACTCATCAAATTCAAGCCCCAAACTCTTCATCTCATCCAAAAGCCCCAAAATCTTATCCCAAGATCGTCCCTTTTTGCCGTAAACATCCAACATCACATTGTAAGTAACCAAAGTCGGACTCAAATCTCTCAGCTTCATGAAATCAAACAACGCTATTGCCTTCTCGTACTTCCCACTGCGAGAATACGAATGTAAGATGGTGGTCCACGCTCGAACATCGAGCGCGAAATCCCTCACAGGAATAACATCAAACAGCTTCGATGCAACCGAGTGCTGAGACTCTTTACCAAGAATTTTGACCATCAATTCGATAATCTGATTATCCAATCGATCACTATTGCACGCGTCCAAATTGAGAACAGCCCATTCAAACAGCAAGACAGCCCTCGCGCCGTTGCCGGTGACATCCAAACCCTTCAGCAGACTAATCAAATCAACTTCTTGAAGCAATTCCGACTTGGCGGAATCGAAGAAGGAGCGCAGCTCGGAGACGGGGAGCTTCAGAATTGATTCGAGAAGCGACTTACAGTTCTGCGGGAGGAAATCGGCGTCGATTATAGCCCTTTGGATGATCACCGGAATCGCAATAGAAGTGTCGTCGGCGGCGGCATCTTTGCGGAAATGGGGCGGGAGGGAATCTTGGGTGCGGGAAGGGGAAGAAGCGAGGGAGGATTTGACAGGGTGGGAGACGTGGAGGAGGTGCTGGAGGAGGGAATCGAGCGGGAAAGAGTGGGAAgattgctgctgctgctggagAGGAGGGAGGGGGAGGGTGGAGGTGTTGAATTTGAGGCGGTGGGTGGGGGCGGGTTTGGTGGGGTGAATAGGGAATGTGGGGCGATTGGGGAAGACGGTTCCTTCCATGGAAATGGAGGTTTCGAGTTATGGCAAAGGCTGGAGTTTGGGAATTACATGGCGGAGAAGGTTATGAATGGATTGAATTGAAAGAGATAAGACTAATTGAGGCAGAAACCAACTGCTTTATCTATTAATGTTGAATTTCTGCAATATAGACTAATGTTAAATTGAGGaagatatataataataataa
Proteins encoded in this window:
- the LOC121811372 gene encoding UDP-D-apiose/UDP-D-xylose synthase 2-like; the protein is MATARVDLDGNAIKPITICMIGAGGFIGSHLCEYLMEETAHRVLAVDVYNDKIKHLLEPTSQWGDRIQFHRLNIKNDSRLEGLIRMAHLTINLAAICTPADYNTRPLDTIYSNFIDALPVVKYCSENNKRLIHFSTCEIYGKTIGAFLPKDSPLRQDPNYFLLKEDESPCIFGPIEKQRWSYACAKQLIERLIYAEGAENGLEFTIVRPFNWIGPRMDFIPGIDGPSEGVPRVLACFSNNLLRREPLKLVDGGQSQRTFVYIKDAIEAVILMIENPARANGHIFNVGNPNNEVTVRQLAEMMTQVYAKVSGESSLDTPTVDVSSKEFYGEGYDDSDKRIPDMTIINKQLGWNPKTSLFDLLESTLTYQHRTYAEAVKKATSKPVAS
- the LOC121811371 gene encoding putative phospholipid:diacylglycerol acyltransferase 2, with the protein product MAAILRFRKLCFLEPSSPSSCNEHKKQTAKRDEKKLRENCDAGEDGLRRKGVKEWRCIDSCCWVIGLMCTAWWLLLFLHHCMPASLPGAEPPGVRLRRQGVVALHPVVLVPGIVTGGLELWEGRPCSDGLFRQRLWAGSFAEIFKRPMCWLEHLSLDNETGLDPAGIRVRASSGLVAADYFAPGYFVWANLIENLARIGYEEKNMHMAAYDWRLSFQNTEVRDQTLSRLKSKIELMYVSNGYKKVVVVPHSMGANYFLHFMKWVESAGGGGRGWCAKHIKSIMNIGPVFLGVPKAVSSILSAESKDVAFLRAMAPGLLDSEIFRLQALEHVMRVSRTWDSLVSLLPKGGEAVWGNLDWSPEEDHVCEWGTRKYQQQSKTKGNETDGRHSFQVQEPTKFGRIVSFGKTGSSPDAISSKPNASCGKVKTEYDEVSQETIQRISEERVYTADTLLDLLRSVAPKMMKRAEAHFSHGIAENLSDPKYSHYKYWSNPLETELPEAPDMEIYSLYGVGIPTERSYVYKLSPPGKCRSIPLQIDSSADGSHNGCLKGGVYFVDGDESVPVLSAGFMCAQGWKGKTRFNPSGSATYIREYKHIAPANLLHGRGLESGAHVDIMGNVALIEDVLRVAAGASGVELGGDRIYSDIMKLSEKIKIHL
- the LOC121811369 gene encoding pentatricopeptide repeat-containing protein At2g18940, chloroplastic-like; amino-acid sequence: MEGTVFPNRPTFPIHPTKPAPTHRLKFNTSTLPLPPLQQQQQSSHSFPLDSLLQHLLHVSHPVKSSLASSPSRTQDSLPPHFRKDAAADDTSIAIPVIIQRAIIDADFLPQNCKSLLESILKLPVSELRSFFDSAKSELLQEVDLISLLKGLDVTGNGARAVLLFEWAVLNLDACNSDRLDNQIIELMVKILGKESQHSVASKLFDVIPVRDFALDVRAWTTILHSYSRSGKYEKAIALFDFMKLRDLSPTLVTYNVMLDVYGKKGRSWDKILGLLDEMKSLGLEFDEFTCSTVISAYGREGLLEEAKSFFDELKLNGYVPGTVTYNSLLQVYGKVGIYNEALSVLREMEENNCPPDSVTYNELVAAYVRAGFLEGGASLIETMRRKGVMPNAVTYTTVIDAYGKAGKEDKALRFFKQMKESGCVPNVCTYNSIIGMLGKKARAEEMMEVICDMKSSGCTPNRITWNTLLAMCGTKGMHKHVSRAFHEMKKCGFEPDRDTFNTLISAYGRCGSEINAEKMHDEMMRAGFSPCITTYNALLNALARKGDWRGAESIVADMKSKGFRPNETTHSLMLHSYSKGGNVRGIERIAKDIYEGRIYPSWMLLRTLILANFKCKSLSGTERAFQELLKKGYRPDMVVMNSMVSIFSRNKMHERAHEMLDFIRESGLQPDLVTYNSLMDMYARSGDCWKAQDVLNGLLQGERKPDLVSYNTVIKGFCRQGLMEEAMRVFSEMTSRGIRPCIVTYNTFIAGFSSRGLFQEVDEVMSYMTQHNCNPNELTYNTIVDGYCKAKRYKEAMDFVARIQEQDASLTEPALQRLVSRIRQNMES